A window of Citrus sinensis cultivar Valencia sweet orange chromosome 7, DVS_A1.0, whole genome shotgun sequence contains these coding sequences:
- the LOC107176840 gene encoding probable disease resistance protein At1g52660, which yields MGVPVPNPKRMSKVLFTTRFVEVCGHKEAHEMFRMECLRHEEAWKLFQMKVGKETIDDHSDIPKLVEIVTNECGGLPLALVTTARAMAYKKTVEPCNSILAEIDL from the coding sequence ATGGGAGTCCCCGTCCCAAACCCAAAACGTATGTCCAAGGTACTTTTCACAACTCGTTTTGTTGAGGTATGTGGCCACAAGGAAGCTCACGAGATGTTCAGAATGGAGTGTTTGAGACATGAAGAGGCTtggaaattgtttcaaatgaaGGTTGGAAAAGAGACAATTGATGATCATTCTGATATTCCCAAACTAGTCGAAATTGTGACAAACGAGTGTGGTGGTTTGCCCCTTGCACTTGTCACCACGGCTCGAGCCATGGCTTACAAGAAAACAGTTGAACCATGCAATTCAATTCTTGCGGAGATCGACCTCTAA